One part of the Populus alba chromosome 18, ASM523922v2, whole genome shotgun sequence genome encodes these proteins:
- the LOC118034266 gene encoding S-adenosylmethionine decarboxylase proenzyme, with translation MFFDSPPPPPSPIGFEGFEKRLEITFSEPSLFNDPNGLGLRALTRSQIDSILEPACCTIVSQLSNTEFDSYVLSESSLFIYPLKIILKTCGTTKLLLSVDPILKLAESLSLDVCHVTYSRGSFIFPDYQPAPHRSFAEEVTALNGYFVNLNANAYVIGHPTSANRNWHIYVASKDSKSLPLSKDHTSAVTLEMCMTGLDRMKAAVFYKKSADYAAAEMTKISGINEIMPSHVICDFDFDPCGYSMNGIDGTALSTVHVTPEDGFSYASYEATGFDCGEVKLRGLVQRVLKCFGPRDFSVAVTCHGGGGVGIQWWATECADVEGYLCDSVVRQELPGGGCLVYMTYHEVKESKGCTPAKMMNMPCWKDVAEEEEVVLGLCGGGGGGGMMTWPYISSFHAVD, from the coding sequence ATGTTCTTTgattcaccaccaccacctccttctCCTATCGGGTTCGAAGGCTTTGAAAAGCGCCTCGAAATCACTTTCTCTGAGCCATCCTTGTTCAATGACCCAAATGGGCTGGGACTACGTGCCCTAACTCGATCTCAAATCGATTCAATCCTCGAACCTGCTTGTTGTACTATAGTATCTCAGCTCTCCAACACTGAGTTCGACTCTTACGTTCTCTCCGAGTCTAGCTTGTTCATTTACCCACTAAAAATTATCCTCAAAACCTGCGGTACCACGAAGCTGCTTTTATCTGTAGACCCCATTCTGAAACTAGCTGAGTCACTCTCTCTTGATGTATGTCACGTGACTTACTCACGTGGCAGCTTCATCTTCCCTGATTACCAGCCTGCCCCTCACCGTAGCTTTGCAGAAGAAGTCACTGCTCTGAATGGGTATTTTGTGAATTTGAATGCTAATGCCTATGTTATTGGCCATCCCACCTCTGCTAACCGTAATTGGCATATCTATGTGGCATCTAAGGATTCTAAATCACTGCCGTTGAGCAAAGATCACACGTCTGCAGTTACTCTAGAGATGTGCATGACTGGCTTGGATAGGATGAAAGCggctgtattttataaaaaatcggCTGATTATGCGGCTGCTGAGATGACTAAAATCTCCGGGATTAATGAGATCATGCCTAGTCACGTGATTTGTGACTTTGACTTTGACCCCTGTGGGTATTCTATGAATGGGATTGATGGTACAGCATTGTCTACAGTGCATGTGACCCCAGAGGATGGGTTCAGTTATGCTAGCTACGAGGCTACGGGGTTCGACTGCGGTGAGGTGAAGTTGAGGGGTTTGGTGCAGAGGGTGCTCAAGTGTTTTGGACCACGTGACTTCTCTGTTGCTGTCACGTgccatggtggtggtggtgttgggATCCAGTGGTGGGCAACTGAGTGTGCTGACGTGGAGGGGTACTTGTGTGACAGTGTGGTGAGGCAGGAGTTGCCAGGTGGTGGGTGTTTGGTTTACATGACTTATCATGAGGTGAAAGAGTCCAAAGGGTGCACACCTGCTAAGATGATGAACATGCCGTGCTGGAAGGATGtggcggaggaggaggaggtggtgttGGGGctttgtggtggtggtggtggtggtggcatGATGACCTGGCCTTATATTTCGTCATTCCACGCCGTAGACTGA
- the LOC118034263 gene encoding gamma-glutamyl peptidase 3: MKVTSEKRYALLQAARDSDYVKKVYGGYFNVFVAAFAEEGEAWDLFRVVEGEFPDMNELHKYDGFVVTGSPYDAYGNDCWVLKLCFILQALDAMGKKVLGICFGHQVLCRALGGKVGKAYSGWDIGLRRVSIVKDLSPCSFPGDLTEIPPSLSIIECHQDEVWEVPLGAEVVAFSDKTGVEMFTIGDHILGIQGHPEYTKDILYNLIDRLLSNNCIESAFAEKAKFGLEKAEPDRKCWEKICKNFLKGR, encoded by the exons ATGAAGGTTACATCCGAGAAGAGATATGCTCTTTTGCAAGCAGCAAGGGACTCTGACTATGTAAAGAAAGTGTACGGAGGGTACTTTAATGTGTTTGTTGCAGCTTTTGCTGAAGAGGGAGAAGCATGGGACCTGTTTAGAGTTGTCGAGGGGGAGTTTCCTGACATGAATGAGCTTCACAAATACGACGGCTTTGTAGTTACTGGCAGCCCTTATGATGCCTACGGAAATGACTGCTGGGTTCTCAAGCTTTGCTTCATCTTGCAAGCTCTAGATGCCATGGGGAAGAAAGTCCTTGGAATTTGCTTTGGTCATCAG GTTTTGTGCAGAGCGCTGGGTGGAAAGGTTGGAAAAGCATATTCTGGGTGGGATATTGGGTTAAGGAGAGTGAGCATAGTGAAGGATCTGTCGCCATGCAGCTTCCCCGGTGACCTGACAGAAATCCCTCCATCGCTGTCAATAATCGAGTGCCACCAAGATGAGGTGTGGGAGGTGCCATTAGGAGCTGAAGTGGTTGCTTTCTCAGACAAAACTGGTGTGGAGATGTTCACCATTGGAGATCACATTCTGGGCATTCAAGGCCATCCCGAGTACACCAAGGATATTCTTTATAATCTCATCGATCGCCTTCTGAGTAACAACTGCATAGAG AGTGCTTTTGCCGAAAAGGCCAAGTTTGGATTGGAGAAAGCTGAACCAGACAGAAAATGCTGGGAAAAGATCTGCAAGAACTTTCTTAAGGGTAGATAA
- the LOC118034265 gene encoding putative GDP-L-fucose synthase 2, producing the protein MGGPTHDSSDFLTDKSAKIFVAGHRGLVGSAIVRKLQSLGLTNLVLRSHSELDLTRQSDVDSFFAAEKPQYVILAAAKVGGIHANNTYPADFIAINLQIQTNVIDSSFRHGVKKLLFLGSSCIYPKLAPQPIPENALLTGPLEPTNEWYAIAKISGIKMCQAYRIQYNWDAISGMPTNLYGPNDNFHPENSHVLPALMRRFHEAKVNKAKEVVVWGTGSPLREFLHVDDLADAVVFLMDKYSGLEHLNVGSGKEVTIKELAELVKEAVGFEGELVWDTSKPDGTPRKLMDSSKLLGLGWMPKISLKDGLVDTYKWYVENVVKQ; encoded by the exons ATGGGCGGCCCCACCCACG ATTCCTCCGATTTCCTCACCGACAAATCTGCAAAAATCTTCGTGGCTGGACACCGTGGTCTAGTCGGCTCCGCAATTGTCCGCAAGCTCCAATCCCTCGGCTTGACCAATCTCGTTCTGCGTTCCCACTCCGAGCTCGACCTCACGCGCCAATCCGATGTGGACTCCTTCTTCGCCGCTGAAAAGCCCCAATATGTTATCCTAGCCGCCGCTAAAGTTGGCGGAATACACGCTAACAATACATATCCTGCCGATTTCATTGCAATAAATCTCCAGATCCAAACTAATGTAATCGACTCCTCTTTTCGACATGGAGTTAAGAAACTGTTGTTTTTGGGATCCTCTTGTATTTACCCTAAGCTAGCACCGCAGCCGATTCCTGAAAATGCACTGCTTACTGGGCCTTTAGAGCCAACGAATGAGTGGTACGCGATTGCGAAGATATCTGGGATTAAAATGTGTCAGGCTTACAGGATTCAGTATAATTGGGATGCTATTTCTGGAATGCCCACGAATTTATACGGGCCGAATGATAATTTTCATCCAGAAAATTCTCATGTTTTGCCGGCATTGATGAGGAGGTTTCATGAGGCGAAGGTGAATAAGGCCAAAGAAGTGGTTGTTTGGGGAACTGGGAGTCCGTTGAGGGAGTTTTTGCACGTTGATGATTTGGCGGATGCGGTGGTGTTTTTGATGGACAAGTATAGTGGATTGGAGCATTTAAATGTGGGGAGTGGGAAGGAGGTTACTATAAAGGAGTTGGCAGAGTTGGTGAAGGAGGCTGTTGGCTTTGAAGGGGAGCTTGTTTGGGATACATCAAAGCCCGATGGGACTCCAAGGAAGCTAATGGATAGTTCTAAGTTGTTGGGATTGGGTTGGATGCCAAAGATTTCGCTGAAGGATGGGCTAGTTGATACTTATAAGTGGTATGTGGAGAATGTGGTAAAGCAATGA